In Burkholderia gladioli, a genomic segment contains:
- a CDS encoding glutathione peroxidase, translating into MSTDTVYSFNAKALGGEDVSLDRYRDRVLLIVNTASECGFTPQYAGLQQLHERFGSRGLAVLGFPCNQFGGQEPGDAAQIGAFCEQRFGVSFPLFEKIDVKGEQAHPLFRWLTEEAPGLLGTKAIKWNFTKFLVGRDGKVVKRYAPQTKPEEIAADIEALL; encoded by the coding sequence ATGTCGACCGATACCGTCTATTCATTCAACGCGAAAGCGCTCGGCGGCGAGGACGTGTCGCTCGATCGCTATCGCGACCGCGTCCTGCTGATCGTCAATACCGCCAGCGAATGCGGGTTCACGCCGCAGTACGCGGGCCTGCAGCAACTGCACGAGCGCTTCGGCAGCCGCGGCCTGGCGGTGCTGGGCTTTCCCTGCAACCAGTTCGGCGGCCAGGAGCCCGGCGACGCGGCGCAGATCGGCGCGTTCTGCGAGCAGCGCTTCGGCGTCAGCTTCCCGCTGTTCGAGAAGATCGACGTGAAGGGCGAGCAGGCGCATCCGCTGTTCCGCTGGCTGACCGAGGAGGCGCCGGGCCTGCTCGGCACCAAGGCGATCAAGTGGAATTTCACCAAGTTCCTGGTCGGCCGCGACGGCAAGGTGGTCAAGCGCTACGCGCCGCAGACCAAGCCCGAGGAGATCGCCGCCGATATCGAGGCGCTGCTCTGA